The bacterium genome segment CCCACGACGCGGAGGAGCGGCAGATGATTCTCGGTCTGCTGGACGAAGCGGTGCGTGCTGGCGCGCGGCTCAAGCTCGCCTGCGAGACGATCGGCCTCTCGGTGAGGGCGATCCAGCGTTGGCGCAAGCAAGGCGGCGGCGGCGATCGCCGTTGTGGCCCGCACAGCGAGCCGCCCAACAAGCTGTCGGCGGCCGAGCGCCAGGAGGTGCTCGAGGTCCTCAGCTCGCCGCAGTACCGCGACCTGTCGCCGAACCAGATCGTCCCGCGGCTGGCCGACGAAGGCAGCTACATCGCCTCGGAAGCGACCATGTACCGCATCCTGCGCGAGGAGGCGCTGTTGGCTCACCGAGAGCCCTCGCGGCCGGCCGTCGTCTGGCGGACCCAGGAGCACCTCGCCACGGGCCCCAACCAGGTCTGGTCCTGGGACATCACCTACCTGCGCACGCCGGTGCGCGGAAGCTTCTTCTATCTCTACCTGATTCTGGACGTCTGGAGTCGCAAGATCATGGGCGCTCGGGTCTTCCGCGAGGAGTCGATGGACCTGGCCGCG includes the following:
- a CDS encoding IS3 family transposase yields the protein MILGLLDEAVRAGARLKLACETIGLSVRAIQRWRKQGGGGDRRCGPHSEPPNKLSAAERQEVLEVLSSPQYRDLSPNQIVPRLADEGSYIASEATMYRILREEALLAHREPSRPAVVWRTQEHLATGPNQVWSWDITYLRTPVRGSFFYLYLILDVWSRKIMGARVFREESMDLAAELFEQTCQRHHLDPDGIVLHSDNGGPMKGSTMLATLKRLGVVASFSRPRVSDDNPYSEAMFRTLKYRPEYPSGPFASLEAAHLWVACFVRWYNEEHRHSAIRFVTPEDRHSRRETEILERRQRVYERARRRHPRRWSGATRNWDPIETDVLNPEKETGETGLAEAA